Part of the Peromyscus leucopus breed LL Stock chromosome 6, UCI_PerLeu_2.1, whole genome shotgun sequence genome, TTTAAAGCTTTCTacaagaaatatatatgtatgtgtatatatctatcatctatctatcttaatAACAACCACCTAAGATACACACTGAACCATTATGTGACTAGACTATCTAATAAATACAAATCCAcactgttttgttgctgtggGTTAGTTAGCTTTTCTCTCAGGGAAATCTTAAGAAATTCTACTCTATAAACTGAGTCATCCAGACTGTTTGCCCTTTGACTTTACTAGCAGAACCCTTTGTCTGCTGTATGTTTAACCCCTCTATCACTTTTAAAGGATCAAGTTAAATTTTGTGAGAACAAATCACTTGTAAGTTTATGCCTTGGAGCTGTAAACTTGGTATGCTCTGTGAGTCTCAGTTAGGAATCCAGCACACTGAATTCTGACCCACTCTCCAAAGCATCCTCCCTTCCCTAGAAGTATGAAGTACGGCCTTAGTAATGGCATGTAGTGTTCCTCAGCATAACCTGCCAAAATGTGATGATCTCCTTGGAAGAAAAGCCATGGGCTGCAATCACCCGTCTGAGCTGACACACATCCAAGTGGattctataaagaaagaaaagatttgtgTCTTCCGGAATATGAATGTCCACTTTTAACAAATTCAAACAGATCCCCACATACACATCTTCAAACTTGATGGGTTTCACGTGACTCATCATTTCATAGATCCTCGGCACGAGGTCACCAGACATAATGTAGCCCAGCCCACTACAGTAGGGGGGAAACACCTTGAAAGGGTACTCCTGATAGGAAATATGGTTTTTCTGGAAAAACCCTCTATAGGAGTAGTTATCAATTAGGGGATAACCTGTAAAAAACTGCTCTGAGTGGTTCAGGTTCAGAAGGTACTTGACTAAATTGCCGGTGTTGATGAAAACATCAGTGTCTGTTTTCATGACGTACTTGGCTTTGGGGCAAAATTCAATCACCCACCTGAAAGCCATAATGGTTTTCAAGGTCAAGTTATTGTATGTGTCTAAAAAATCCTGCCGTATAATATCGCCATAGAGAAGGTGCTCATCTTCTAAGGACAGCGCTAACATTTTGTCTTCCCTTTCAGCCTGCTGGCCTAGTAAGAAAAAAGTAAGAACCTCATATCCCCACCAGGACTTTTTTTCACCCCAAGTAACTCTAATTGCTTGTCTGGCTTTCACATCTGAAGGACGCGAGGTCACCAGGATGACCAGGAATGGGTTCTGGTGAGAGCAGTTGGAATGTTCCCGCAGTGTGAAGCGAAAGTCTTGTCTGTAAATTGGCTCATACTCATAAAAGTACATCCAGTTCACGCGCTCAATGACATTGTAGTGGGGAAGGCTGAGGTACCACATCACCAGGAAGCTCAGCAGGGACAGCAGCAGGAGGCTCCATTTGAGCGATCTCAGTGACATCCTATTGGGAAGAGTAGTCAAGACAGCCGGGGCCATCCACAGCAGCTCAGAAGTACGGAAGGCACAGGTTCAACAAGATGGGAAAAGGCTGGGTGAGTGTCCACCACTTCAACACACTTCAGTTGATGCCATCTAGTCaagaagaaagaatggagaaTGAAAATTCCAATCAAAAGTAGACAGCCTGGCCTAAGGCTGCCTGGCTGCATTTATCACACAAATGAACCACCACCCAGAGGGGCACATCGAGACCCAGGTTAAAATAGACCTAGGAATCATTTTCAAAAACACCTCTCATTCAGTTCAAATAGTTGTAATCCCAGTTACTTGGGAggatgaagcaaaaaaaaaaatcacaagttcaaggccagcctaggtgacTTggagagacctggtctcaaaaataaaagtcaaaagaaagaTGGAAGCTAAAAATACTCCACAAACAATTACGAGCTAGaaatatctgtctttctgttcttGGCTCATTTTACTCTATGTTGCTTCAAATGTCAGAATTCTAAccttttatagctgaataa contains:
- the B3galnt1 gene encoding UDP-GalNAc:beta-1,3-N-acetylgalactosaminyltransferase 1; protein product: MAPAVLTTLPNRMSLRSLKWSLLLLSLLSFLVMWYLSLPHYNVIERVNWMYFYEYEPIYRQDFRFTLREHSNCSHQNPFLVILVTSRPSDVKARQAIRVTWGEKKSWWGYEVLTFFLLGQQAEREDKMLALSLEDEHLLYGDIIRQDFLDTYNNLTLKTIMAFRWVIEFCPKAKYVMKTDTDVFINTGNLVKYLLNLNHSEQFFTGYPLIDNYSYRGFFQKNHISYQEYPFKVFPPYCSGLGYIMSGDLVPRIYEMMSHVKPIKFEDVYVGICLNLLKVDIHIPEDTNLFFLYRIHLDVCQLRRVIAAHGFSSKEIITFWQVMLRNTTCHY